The following proteins come from a genomic window of Alicyclobacillus dauci:
- the yunB gene encoding sporulation protein YunB, which produces MAKRFRPRPTRPSHSRPRLSVRFPRWMMSTIAMLGVLFGGLYLLDVKLRPMVTTASTALAHKAGSEALNEALTDEIMAYGARGPLLDTTVDKQAGNFTITRVNMAAVTKLQGDVTRQAQARLQALSSQSIRLPLIRMFSGSLLSKSTLTIPVRMSMLGAVHSSIESEVQTKGVNQVVHIIYVHVTADIMVITPVVTTPITVDSRAPVAYLVMAGPVPSAYYGPELFSKSNSGLASPPQSSR; this is translated from the coding sequence GTGGCCAAACGATTTCGACCACGTCCCACTCGACCCTCACACTCCCGTCCACGTCTGTCCGTACGCTTCCCACGGTGGATGATGTCAACGATCGCGATGTTAGGTGTCTTGTTTGGTGGTCTCTATTTACTTGATGTGAAGTTGCGACCAATGGTCACGACGGCGTCCACCGCTTTGGCTCATAAAGCCGGATCGGAAGCCTTGAACGAGGCGCTCACGGATGAAATTATGGCCTATGGTGCACGCGGACCTTTGCTTGACACGACCGTCGACAAGCAGGCTGGCAACTTTACTATTACACGCGTGAACATGGCGGCTGTGACAAAGCTTCAAGGCGACGTGACGAGACAGGCACAGGCCCGCCTGCAAGCGTTGTCGAGTCAGAGCATCCGGTTGCCGTTGATTCGGATGTTTAGCGGATCGCTGTTATCAAAATCAACACTGACCATCCCTGTGAGAATGTCGATGCTTGGCGCCGTCCACTCGAGTATTGAATCAGAAGTGCAAACCAAGGGTGTGAACCAGGTTGTTCACATTATCTATGTTCACGTGACAGCGGACATTATGGTTATCACACCGGTTGTCACGACGCCGATCACGGTCGACTCACGCGCTCCAGTTGCTTACCTTGTCATGGCAGGGCCAGTACCTAGTGCTTACTACGGGCCGGAATTGTTCAGCAAGTCTAACAGCGGACTCGCGTCGCCTCCCCAATCCTCCCGGTAG